CCATCATAAACTGAACGTGATATTTCCGAATTGCCCACTCACTCTATTTGATTTTCGCACTCGTATTTTTACAGATTTTGGTAAAGATATTCACCTATCTCAAGGCGTCGGATCGCTGCGTCGCCGGGCAAACGTGTCAGCGATGGCTAGAagcaacgcaacacaatcaCTTCCGGGAGGACCTATGGCTTGCCCTGCATCGTACTACGTTCGATACGAACGTGGCCCCGATTGCCGATCTGTTGGCTAGTAGTCGCACCTTCCCGAACCTCAGCTTCAGCGAAGTGGACTTCGAACGGATAGGCAGTTTCTTCGAACGGTTCGGCGCGACGATCCGGCGGATCGAGTTCCGTGCTTGCGAGATACAGGAGCGAACGTTGTACAACATCCTGCGTCACCTGTCCGGCTTGCGCTCGCTCACGATACACTCGTGCCGCGATCTGTTCATGTGCATACGTCTCTTTGAAGATCCGGCTGAACGGACCGAGCTTATGGGTACACTGTCTAACGTGCGCGAGCTCCGGCTTACGCAAAACCAATACCTGTCCGATGCGACACTACATCGGTTCTGCGAAGTAATGCCATCGTTGGTAGTGCTCGATCTATCTGGTTGCCACATCTCCTTTCACAAGGGTCTCTATCGGAAGTTTTACCCCGCCAGCAACGGACAGCAACCGTCGGAGAGCGTGCTGACGTTTCACTACATTTCCCGGTTGATcgaggaacggaaacggatgcTCCGGGTACTCAATTTCAGCGAAACACTCATCGATGACAGTGCGTTGGAGCTGCTGACTGGATTGCAACCGGAACTGCAGCTCGAGCGGCTCGAGTTGAACCAGTGCGAACAGCTGTCGCCCCGTGGACTCGAGGCGCTGCTGCATACACAGACAGGAACTCTGACGCAGCTGCATCTCACCAGGGCATACCGATTGACCGATACCTGCCTCAGACAAATTTGCCATGAGCTGCCGGCGCTCCGTGTGCTACGAATGCGCGAATGCCGTGCGCTCAGTGACCAAGGTGTGCGTGAGTTGTCGCACTTGCCAGCGCTCGAAGTGCTAGATGTATCATACTGCAGGGACATCACGGGTGAGGGGTTACTTGCTGGGCTGGTAGCTCAATCTCAAGGACCCAACTGCTGCCTACGCGAGCTACATATCCGCGCCCTAAACCATCTCAGCGTGCAAGCGATCATCGAGCTTACGAAATGGTTACCCGAGCTGCGTCTCTTCGATCTGGGATTTCATCATCAAAGCATGTTCGAAATCGCCATGCAGCACATCTTCCGCAATCTCGTGCGCCTCACCCATCTGGACCTAGAGCATTGTGACTATGTGTCGGACAATGGGATGACAGGAATTGGCATGGGACCGTTAGTGGCATGTGATGGGAAAACGGATGCATACGTACCTCCCGGTGATACCGGTGTGCGGCAAGAGGAAATCCAAGATACTCCAAATGTTCCGGCCGTAGAGCAGCCCGCACCAATGCGCATATCGATCCGGAGCCGTGCCGAGCAGCAGATAGTCGAGGAAGCGGAGCGAAAGCAACGCCTCATGGCCTTCATTAACACTCGGCCaaccacggcggcggcgacgaaaGCTACCATGCAAACTGACGATCAGACCACCAATGGTTATTCGATCAGTCGGTTGAGGCAGCTGCGTATTCTTAATCTGACGAGATGTAACCAATTGACGGACGTTTCGCTGCTATGCGATTTCCGCCTGCCCGAACTGCAGCAACTTTCACTCGCACAGTGTCAGCAGATATCGGTTGACGGGATTCGGGCGCTAGTGCGCAGCTGCCCATCTATCGAGCAGCTCGATCTGAGCGAGTGCCACAGTCTGAACGATCGTGCAGTGGAATTGATTGCTGAACATTTGCGTCGCCTGCGAACGCTCAGTCTACGCCGGTGCCATCAGCTGACGGACTTCAGTCTCGACTACATCGCGTGCCACGCGCGCCAGTTGCGTATGTTGGATGTACGGGGTTGTAAGCACATGTGCGAAGATCCGGCCATGCGGCTAGTCAGTCTGCCCCTGCTGACTACCATACTGCCGGGGTTGCATGACGAGGGTAACAGTGTCTCGTCGACCGGTTTCGGAATTTCGTTGATGGCCTCTTCATCGACGTCCTCTGCGGCTCCACGGCGTCCCATTCCGAGACCTCCGGCGATGCCACTGTTTATTTAACAGCCGACGAACGATGCTGCTCGTCTTTTTGTTGCTCTTTGATACCGGATGTCTTCTGCTCATGGTAACGCTTTTGAGTCGGTGAATCTACACAAAAACATCCACGAACAGCCGGCAGGAATCTTTGTAGTAAGAACAAAGCAAGCTGAAATACGCCGCCCCGAATTAATTAACTGAAAGTATTAATACTACGGACTGGACACGCCGAACATATTCATCTAATGACGCAAGAGGAATAACCTGGTATGTTTTGCAAGCATCCGACTTCTGGCGCCTCCCCAAGGCAGGGCCTAACAACGTTACTCAGCATTAATTTACTTCAGAGAAAAAAGGTGTCTAGCGTTGATAAGCTTTATTGGAGGGAAAAAGATAAGCCTCAGACGACATCGCTGAGGTTGATAACGCTACCATTCATGAAGTGAGAAGTGAACGGGCATCGATGGTCATTTAATCAAGATAAGTATTGTTGTTAAATGAGGAGTGCAATGTAAATATTTAACTATTGAATATGTACAGCtgttaataaattaataaatctTGTTATGCTGTGCTCTTTAAATGATAAACTCTAAAATGAAGCAACAATGAAGAGAACGGTTCATTATTTATCAATGTTACACTCGCTTTTATCATTAGAACTTTAAATTGATAGTAAAGCGTCTGTCGATGCTAATCCCGGATATATATTCCCCTTCTCGAACAGCAGATTACTTATGGTAGACAATCGTACACCCAGCGATTGATTGGGTCAAGACAAATCCTAAGTGAATCTAAAGAGAGTGAAATTCTCTTGTGTGATATTATCACTTGACGTTGCCGAATTCTCGAAAGGAACAGAATTTTATCGTTAGGCTTTCGTTTTATTTCTAATTATCTATAGCCCGTGCAGCGGCCAGAGGGCTCGCGTTTTGGTTTGTTCCTTTGtaaataattgattttcttttcctcacATTATCATATACTATCTCTTCACCATCTCTTCGGCCTGTCAGgcttttagttttttatattttagcatttttgcttttctctaaGTGACCTTTGAAGTGTTGCCACCCAGCAACTGGGTAAGCGCTGATTGAATAACCAAAAAATATATGAAAATACCGAAAAATGTCGAATACTAAGAGTTTAAGAAAACTAAGAAAACGTTTTTTTCGCGGTTGCGGCTACGCATGAGAATCAAAcagcacacaaaacaaatcagTACAAAAGCGCGACCCTCtattgaaggaaaagaaagtgGAGAATACATGATCGTGTTGCACGATACACTGTGTTCGCGATAGGGGTTGGCGTTATATGTTATCTTTTTCACAATAAATAAGTTTTAATAAAGAAAATGGCACTAGTTAAAACGAATATCAAATTTGCACATaaagaaatataaaaagaCCAGTCTCTCGAAGCTTGAAAACAGTAaactaaaacaacaaaacaacggaaTAAGTTAAGAACTAAGACATGCACTCGCACTCTCgcacactcaaaaaacacacatacacacacacacgcgatagATACACTTTTATACACACAAACTTTGGGAAGTTCGCTGGATTTCACTGGCCAaagcacgaacgaacgaacgaaaattaCTCAGTTAACCCGCATACCGTAGACACCATTCTAACCGTACTCCGACTGTATGGTGAGTGAGAACTCGCCCTTGGAGTGGATGAACGTACCGTGATACCAGAGGCGCGTATCAACCAGCAGTGCATCGCCCGGTTCTACGTAGAAGCTGAAACTACGGCAAACCGCGTCACATTCCGGTGTTGGCGCAAGAATCCAGCTCTTGTTGCCACGCAACTGAGCCTGCCACATGAGCCGCGGTATGTAATCGATCTGGAACGagacagaggaagagagacgCAAGTTAAGCTAAATCAATCCGGTTCACCACGCAAGATAGTGCGCTTACATGCATCACAGCACCCTGTTCGTAACCAAGAAACACAAAATCTGTGTTGGGCATTTCGGCATCATCCGGCAGAAAGTGGGGCTTCGGGTAGAGCTTCCGCAGTTCGGTGAGCACACTCGGATTGCAGTTGCTCCACCCAACGTACCACGGTTGCTGGCCGGCCCGAAACTCGGCCCGCTCGTCCGACATCCGGAACACGTCCCGGAGCGTCTGGAAGTTGGATTTGAAGTGTAGAAACTGGCAGTCCTCATGCAGGCTATCGAGTGCGGCCGGGTGCCTCAGGTAGAGATCCTTCAGGAAGGTGTAGTTCAACAGCCGGACGGCTGGCCAGTGCGAGACCGCTCGCTTGATGATGATAGGTCGAGAGGAGTAGGCGTACGGTTGGAACTCGTCGCGTGTCAGATTCTGCAGAatgatcggtcgatcgatcccaCGGCAGAAGTCACAGTTCGAGACGGGGCGCGTCGCCTCCCAGATCAGGTAGTTGTTTGGCACGATACAGCGCATACCGAGCGCCAGCTCCAGGAATCCGGCCAGAAACGGCGTCACGATGAAGAGTGCCACCACGAATAGCGCACTGTAAATGATCGCCAGCGTACCGTCGTTCGGAGGGAAGAAGCGGGGCGGCCGGTAACCGATGGACTGTTTAAAGGCTTCCTCCATGTCCCGCTCGGTGATGCCCCGGTTCGTCCGAAGCACCTCATTGCTCAGCAGGTGCAGCTTCTGCAGCAGGATCTGGTCGCACAGCTTCACACGGTCCATGATCCAGGTGCGCCCTTCGTCGGCTGAGCTGGGAGATCCGGGAACCACACTGGAACTACGGCCGGGAGAAGAAGTTTACTgtttggaaaacggaaaaacaatcTAGGAACGCGGAATCATGTTTGCGTTTCGTGGCGCTTCAAGCGATTCGTTTCCAGACCAAGGGCTTTTACCTTAACGTAACATACGAACtgcagctgttgttggttcGATAAACCTACTTCCGGCCAGGCGGGCCATCCCCAGATTTGTTTTGCACTCCTAGAACGTCCGGAACTTCCAACTCAGGCTGCAGTTTTTCACGGTTTTCTACTTTCCCGGCCCGCTCGGTGGGAGTTGGGGAACCACTCGAATTTGTTCTTCGAACACGAAATCACGACCGATTTGATCACGAAATTTCTCGAAATGttcaaaaaagttaaaaactcCCACTTTTAGTGATTCctaaccaaaacaacggcacagggttgtagccGATTAAGGCACAGTGGGATTTCTAGCTCATTTCGGACAAAAATCCATCGTACAGATTCATTTTTCGGATGCTGTGCCGTTTGGTTCCGAAAGAGATGCGCAAGCGTTTCCACATAATTTTCTTTATtccatttatttaatttcatttccatctctGCAGCAAGGATAATGCGGTGCCCCCGGTCTAATCCAATCGAATGTAATTGTATGAGTTTTGTATGTAGGTAGAGTTTGCAGCATTTCGTACGCGATGCTCTCGGTTCGACTGATCAGTAATAGCTATCTTCAAACGAtgccatttcatttccatgccCGACAATCGCATATTCTATACGTTCGGCTCGGTGCTATCTTTTAGCTATTTATTAACGCTACCTCTGCGATCTATACCTACAGCGTCGCGCAGAACGCCTTTCCGCTGTGTAAAAACACGTACATACAGTCCATTCAGTAAGCTTCAGTTTAATAGTAGAAGGAATTTTACCGCTACAAATACAGATAGTGTTTCAcatattgtttgctttttttatgTACCCATATCATGGGACatgggatttgtttttctccgcTTTCGACTATTCGACGGGAACACTTAATATGCTattccttttctcttcctttctctgcttgttttcccggtttttttttcattttctcctcattatcttttctctctcctgccttaggaggtttttttttcttttcttctgttttctttaAAGAATTTTCTAATTTAATCACGATGAGTGACTGCAATTCATAGTTTTCTTTGCATGCTCGTTTATCATTATCCACAACTTCAAACCGTACCGACCGGATAGGTGTGCTCGCAGCTATCAGCAATGTATTCCATCCCCGCGCACATCACTGGACGATGATACTACATTTCCTCGAATTCATACTAAACGCACACCATAGCGCTACGGTTCCGAGAGAATTAAGATAATGCACTGCCCTGGACAACTTTCGTTTTAACTTTCTCCATGCTGCTCCACTGTACCACCGTACACTATCATCTCCGACTGTAATAATCAACGAGCGTTCCGATAAAAAtgagattttgtttttccatctcCTGGTGTCTGCCTTCATCGTGTCGTCGAATTAGAGCTCAATCCGGGAGCTTCTTAGGATAGATTCCCTTGCACAAACTTGACTACTAAGCCGATACAACGTTGTAAGCCGATACAACGTTTTCCTTTCGATCAGCAGTACCGAGGATAGTGGAGCTAGAAATGAGCATATACATTCACGAACCTCGCACAATAGGGAAACCAATAGCTGTATCAATAGAgaagataaatttaaaaaagacATTTTGTCGATTTCTTCTCGGCAAATTTTAACCAGCGGCAGCCACCTGCCGGCGCACCTTGTGGCGTAACAACGACCTGGATGTCGGTCGTACCCATCATTTCCATTACGAACGACGACGTTGAATGACAATCGAACGAAAAGAGGATTCAATTATTTACAGCAGTTCTACGGCCCGCATTCACTCTGCTATCCGCGACTGTATGTCCGTACTACCATCGTCGATTGCCGCGGACGTTGCTCGTCCTCTGGTCGATGATGGGCGCCACCGGCATAGAAGTAAtgatgctgcggctgttgttggtgctgcaactgctgttgctgccggtacTGCCGATGGTGCTGATAGCGACGGGCACGATGAGGGAGTAGAACGTCGGCCGGCTGCACGATCGCTTGTGATGATTCTCTGTAGCTGTGGTGGAGTGAGGTAGCACTCCTTACATGGtggttggtagtggtggccggACACAAGGTGGATACCACCATCGAAGAGGTGGAAGACGTAACGGGGTTTGTCGGTAGTAATAGGTCAGTCgtgcttctaccatgtccaccaccacctgctgtGGAAGGACGACAACATACAACAACTGAATGCGAAACACAGATCAATGTCCgtcctcttttcttttgcccGCTTCAGGAGGAAGTGTTTGAAGAGAGGATGGATGCGTTTTTGGGCTctcatttctcttttcttttaagCATTAAAgaggcaaaacaaaataattctTACAAAAACCGATCGCATAACAGAGCTAGAATGCTTTAACACTAATACATTATGTTTCGGGTCCTCGTTATTACCGTCAAACATCTAAAGAATAATATTTACACAGGGATTGACCGCAACAACGGTGGACCCTAAGACACACAGATGTTTCTCCTTTCGGCTGGCGTCTTCCATTAGATTCTAATTAACAGTCTTTTCTTCTGTACAGTAAGGAGTATTTTTAGAGCTCTTCTTGATCTCTCGCGAGTTCGTATCCGCTTCACTTTGCTATACTTCACATTCACTAGTTTCGCTAGAGCTGTTTCTGCGCTACTATCCTCTTTTCAAGCTCTATGCTGCGCTGTGCAATCTATCCGTTCATatgagtgatgatgatgccataTCGGGGCTCGATGGACCAAGTAAACCAACACCCAATAGACAGAGATACACAGAGACATACAACAAGCAGATAGCTCCCGCAACCTTACAGCATCACGAACACAACTACCGGCAGTAGCATCCTAAATTAAGGAAAATGATcctaaaaaagaaatgcagtacaagaaaaagaaaacaataaagaTGGTGATAAAAGATGAAAATGTGTGCAGAGCAAACGTAAAACGGCACTACTACATGAGCGAATCCAGTTTCGGCGATTCGAAATGTGGTGATTGAATTAAGCACAGCGGGACAAACACGTGGTAATTGAACTAATATCAAAATGATGGGAAATAACGGCAACAATCGAACAGAGAtttaaataatgaaatttaaaaaaatgaaactctaaaagcaaataaattagaACACAAAACGTTCAAATTAATACAGTTAAATTGAGAGCAAAGCAGTTAAATGATATGAAACAGAAGCTCGTAAGCGGTACTCTGTCTTCCGCGGTCTAGCTCTCTGCAAGTCACTCTAGTTTCCTCTCGTAGCAAAGCCTACTGAAATGTTTCTAGATACCACGCATCACAGCTTGACACACAGTTTCGACGACACCAAATCAAGCTTACCTTTGGAATCATTTCTCTTCCGCACGCTTCCGCCAGTTCCAGCAATACTGCTACCGTGGTTTGTCCTGCGGGACACTATCGTCCCAGGCCCGTCTGCACCGCAACTAGCtgcatttttcgttttacgCTTGCCACGGGTGCAAATTGGCGAGTAATCCACATCACGcgtatcatcgtcgtcctcctcgatAAAATCGTCATCTTCGGGCAGAGTGGCAAGCCGAGTTTCCCTCGTCAGATCACCGACCGCCGTCTCGTAGTAGTGCCTACTATCGTGCTGCGAAGCGTTTGAGGCCGATACCGAAGAGGAGCGTGAGTTGGTAGCCGAACGATTCCAACCGTTGCTCGATGATACCGTCGATGATGGTCCCTTACGGCGTACGGAAGAACGTCGACTGCTCCGAGTGTCCTCACGGGGCGAGCTTTCGTTGGTAGTTGgtactcgtcgtcgccgtcgtcggcgcGTCATGGAGCCACAAGAGCCGAGGGACGAGGagctcgtcgacgtcgacgaagaGGCAGCCGTCGACGAGGACCCCGTGGAGGTGGAAAGGGCGGAACACGAGGATGCCTCCGATgtggcgagtgagtgagtgctgCTGCGTGAACTTTCATCATCACCCACCGACACGCGATCACGCGTTGACGCCTTGCGCTGCTTCTTGgcccgctgccgccgtcgttcGATGGACGATTCGTCGAGCTGGGCGGCAGCCGATTCCCGACGCCGCTTGTTGCGCATCGCGGCCTTCCGTTTGCGCGCCAGATCGTCCTGATAGTCGGTACCACGATCCGTCGGTCGTATCCGCTCCCGGAGGCCCGATTTACGGCGCTTCACAAAGTGGTACTGGCTGCTCATCCGGTCCGAAGCGATCGATCCGGCATAGCTACGCGAAGACGGTGGCGGGGCCGTGTCGTGCGAAGAATCATCGACATCACCATCGTAGTAggctttgctgttgttgtttaagTGATGAGGATTATGCTGCGCAGGGTTACCACCGTACTGCCGTGCCGGTTGCTGTTCTTCATATTGCTCCACCTCGTGCCGACGATTCGTACGCTTCCGTGgtttgcggctgctgttgtcaTGGAAATTGCTGCTACtcgatgctttcgatgcttTACTAGCATTGCTCTTCGAACGCTTCCGCGGACGGACTTCGCTCACCTGGCGAGACCTGCGTCCGCCACTGACCGCAACACTACCACTACCTTTCCCCTTACTCCGGGCACCGTTTTTCTTGGATCCCTTTCGCGAGATTCgcacttcctcttcctcttcttcactTTCAAGCGAGCTTTCTTGATCGTTGAAGTCACTGTCATGCtgatcgtcaccgtcatcgtcatcgtccccgcaatcttcctcgtcctcttccACTTCATCCTCGTTTTCGCTATCCTGTGCCGCCTCTTCCTGttcatcctcctcttcttcctcttcacagCCACCATCGTTGATGAAGTCACTGTCAGTGTCCTCCTTCTTGCTGCCCTTGCTACTGCCCCGCTGTGATAGCGATCCACCTTTCGTGTAGTGATTGTTACGGCCGACTTCGACCGCAGGTTGCTCGTAACCGTCCTCCCCTTCTTCagaagcttcttcttcgtcttcttcctcttgctgctcctcgtcatcatcgtcatcgactaCATTCGTTTCCGATGTAGCCatctcttcgtcgtcctcgcctTCATGATCATCTTCCACaccatcctcctcatcctcatcctcctctgctccgacttcttcttctttcgccttttgctttccctcttcctccttctcgttcgaCCTGCGCCGCTCCTGCTCGAGATCGCGGAACAGCTGTGACTGGCGCTTGCGCAGAATGTCCATCATGGGTTTGGTGTAACCCTTGATGTACCCTTCGCTCTCCGTGTAATCTGTTGCACCGGTACACCCGCTACCACCGGTGCTGTGACCACCGTTGCGCAGCTTGCGCTCCAGCTCCTGGATGGCGTAGGTCGGTTTGCCCGTGTACCGCACCACTGCCTGCTCCTCTGCGATCTGTTCCGCTCGCTCGAATTCCTTCTCGACCCGCTCGCGTGCTATTTGATCGGCGTCGGTGGCGAAAATCTCCTCACAGCTGTGCTTCTTGTTGTCACGCTTGCCTGTATTCGGGATGTGCGGGGTCATCGCACCGCCCGAGACACCAACACCATTCACTAAATTCGGCGTCCCCGGTTGCAATGGTGCTGCGGAACCCGGTGTACCTCCGATTGCAAGGGAATTTCTCGCCGCATCGCTACGCTTCGAGCGCAGATTTTTCGGCGAGGTAGCCTTACTGTGTAACGTACTCTCGCGATAAGGAAACAAGGCCCCGCCCAGCTTCATCAGCGATTTGACGTGATTGATCTTGTTCGTCACTTCCGCCTCATCCTGCGGCGTTAACGGTTCGCTCAGCCGCTCGATCGCGTCCACGTCCAAGCGTAATGGTGTCGTGACCACCGATCCACCGGTCAGTCGCCGTAGTTCCTTCACGAACAATGCTCGGCAGTGGTTGTAGTCGGGCCGGGCATCATACGTTAGCTGGCCAACATAGGCCATGAATTCACCGAGATACGCTGGACAATCGTCCCCGTAGACGAGGCGCAGCATTTCGCGCACATCCGCCATAAAGTATTCCTTCATGCGGTGCACCTGCTCCGGTTGGTTGAGCAGCTTCTCGTCTTTCCACGGCAGAAACCCGCGGCTCCAGTACACGAGATTGTAACCGAGACACTCGAGGTCGCTACGGCGCACGTGTGCACCCATGTGCGCATCACGGGACGTGAACTCGAGCGTACCATCGTGTGCCCTTCTCTGATCCATACAGAATGGGCGGTGCTGACCACTCGAGTCCATAAATTTCGATGCCAACCCAAAGTCAATCAGATGGATACGATCTTCGGCGGGCGGGAGGGCTGTAGCTGCCGCGGCCGCTTTAGCAGCTGCCCGgttctgctgcttgtgctggtgCAGCTCGTTCCAGTGCGCTTCTTCGGTGGCCGCTTTCAGCTCCTCGTAGTAACCGTTTGCCGCTGCACGGCGCGGTGAAATCGAGTAGGTGAAGGCGGCATCTTCATCCTTCTTGCGACGTCGACCACGCCGTGACACGCGAGTTGTCGCTGTACCAttacgatcgtcgtcgtcgctcaaATCCCGATACGTGACCGTTTTCAATGGTCGCAGATTACGCGAACGTCCGATGCCTTCTTCCATCAGCcctacccctcctcctcctcctgctgctcccgtAGTTCCATTGCACATAGAGGACACACCATTGAAGGATTTGGCGCCACCATCGCCGACCGAACTCGTATATCCGTTCTgacgcgaatgatgatgattatagCCACCATTCTTTGGCGTCTGCGGTTGACCATTGACGGGGGCCGTCGGCGTCACCTTACGGTTGACCACGGTACCGATCATCAGATTTTCCGCCTTTATGTCCGAATGTACGTAGCCCTGGTCGTGCAGATGCTCCAGCACGTCCAGTATCTGGCAGGCGATCACAGGAATGCTCTTCGGGTCGACGCGCTTGTTCTTGATGAGCGAGTGCAGATCGCGCTTGTAGCGCTTCAGGATCAAAAACCGGTACCGCTCGTTCTTGAACATGTGCGAACCGGAAGCGATATATTCGGGCATTCCCGGTGGTATGGTGCAGGTTTCTGTTGGACGCAGACGAGGCgggaggaaagaagaaaaagaaaaattaacgGTCAGTGGTAAACCAAACAACACTTGATATCACGATGCatagcgtgtgcgtgtggcccTGAATTTCCACCAAGAACCAAACAAAACTGTGGGTATTTAAACTGCTCGACTTGGGTTGCGCATGGCTGCTCGAATCATCCTTTTGCAGCCGCCTGCTCCGTTTTATCAACACAGCTGTTGTTTCAACTTGCGGTTAATTCAAATATTGTAGCTGTGGTAGTTAATTCCGCAAAGGTGTTGATTTAAGTGTTTTCCGCTTTGTTTACAACGCTCATTAATGACTACACACGCGCGCCGTGAGCTTTGTGAATGATTTTGACAAAATTCTAAATGAAACCCGCGGAGTGCGACGAGGACACTTACCCGAACGTTTGGCGGTGTTGAGCAGACAGTGAATCTCAACGAACAGCGGCCCATTCGAGTGGGGCTCGATCTTGACCACATACTCCGCGTTATCGCTCGTCACCGGATGATCAATATCGTCCGAGGCGAGGAAGATCTCACCGAAGCTGCCCTTGCCTGTGGGCATAAAAGGACTCGGGATTAGTACGAGGCCTTCATCACGTCTGAGCTGGGCTCAACCAACACCTACCGATCGGTTTACCGATGCGCCACTGTTTCAGCGCCAGATCCATCAGCAGCGTCCCGTCGACGAACTCTTTGCTCAGCGTGAACTCGCTTGCACTTACGTTCGGCGAGTAACTGGGGGCTGCT
This sequence is a window from Anopheles darlingi chromosome 3, idAnoDarlMG_H_01, whole genome shotgun sequence. Protein-coding genes within it:
- the LOC125956263 gene encoding uncharacterized protein LOC125956263 isoform X1, yielding MGKRNAAAAIVDADRLQQFETPPKRAKHAASVTAAVAATVAPIPAPVATPVASPPPADPPKTAAPSYSPNVSASEFTLSKEFVDGTLLMDLALKQWRIGKPIGKGSFGEIFLASDDIDHPVTSDNAEYVVKIEPHSNGPLFVEIHCLLNTAKRSETCTIPPGMPEYIASGSHMFKNERYRFLILKRYKRDLHSLIKNKRVDPKSIPVIACQILDVLEHLHDQGYVHSDIKAENLMIGTVVNRKVTPTAPVNGQPQTPKNGGYNHHHSRQNGYTSSVGDGGAKSFNGVSSMCNGTTGAAGGGGGVGLMEEGIGRSRNLRPLKTVTYRDLSDDDDRNGTATTRVSRRGRRRKKDEDAAFTYSISPRRAAANGYYEELKAATEEAHWNELHQHKQQNRAAAKAAAAATALPPAEDRIHLIDFGLASKFMDSSGQHRPFCMDQRRAHDGTLEFTSRDAHMGAHVRRSDLECLGYNLVYWSRGFLPWKDEKLLNQPEQVHRMKEYFMADVREMLRLVYGDDCPAYLGEFMAYVGQLTYDARPDYNHCRALFVKELRRLTGGSVVTTPLRLDVDAIERLSEPLTPQDEAEVTNKINHVKSLMKLGGALFPYRESTLHSKATSPKNLRSKRSDAARNSLAIGGTPGSAAPLQPGTPNLVNGVGVSGGAMTPHIPNTGKRDNKKHSCEEIFATDADQIARERVEKEFERAEQIAEEQAVVRYTGKPTYAIQELERKLRNGGHSTGGSGCTGATDYTESEGYIKGYTKPMMDILRKRQSQLFRDLEQERRRSNEKEEEGKQKAKEEEVGAEEDEDEEDGVEDDHEGEDDEEMATSETNVVDDDDDEEQQEEEDEEEASEEGEDGYEQPAVEVGRNNHYTKGGSLSQRGSSKGSKKEDTDSDFINDGGCEEEEEEDEQEEAAQDSENEDEVEEDEEDCGDDDDDGDDQHDSDFNDQESSLESEEEEEEVRISRKGSKKNGARSKGKGSGSVAVSGGRRSRQVSEVRPRKRSKSNASKASKASSSSNFHDNSSRKPRKRTNRRHEVEQYEEQQPARQYGGNPAQHNPHHLNNNSKAYYDGDVDDSSHDTAPPPSSRSYAGSIASDRMSSQYHFVKRRKSGLRERIRPTDRGTDYQDDLARKRKAAMRNKRRRESAAAQLDESSIERRRQRAKKQRKASTRDRVSVGDDESSRSSTHSLATSEASSCSALSTSTGSSSTAASSSTSTSSSSLGSCGSMTRRRRRRRVPTTNESSPREDTRSSRRSSVRRKGPSSTVSSSNGWNRSATNSRSSSVSASNASQHDSRHYYETAVGDLTRETRLATLPEDDDFIEEDDDDTRDVDYSPICTRGKRKTKNAASCGADGPGTIVSRRTNHGSSIAGTGGSVRKRNDSKVVVCCRPSTAGGGGHGRSTTDLLLPTNPVTSSTSSMVVSTLCPATTTNHHVRSATSLHHSYRESSQAIVQPADVLLPHRARRYQHHRQYRQQQQLQHQQQPQHHYFYAGGAHHRPEDEQRPRQSTMVVRTYSRG
- the LOC125956263 gene encoding uncharacterized protein LOC125956263 isoform X2, whose translation is MGKRNAAAAIVDADRLQQFETPPKRAKHAASVTAAVAATVAPIPAPVATPVASPPPADPPKTAAPSYSPNVSASEFTLSKEFVDGTLLMDLALKQWRIGKPIGKGSFGEIFLASDDIDHPVTSDNAEYVVKIEPHSNGPLFVEIHCLLNTAKRSETCTIPPGMPEYIASGSHMFKNERYRFLILKRYKRDLHSLIKNKRVDPKSIPVIACQILDVLEHLHDQGYVHSDIKAENLMIGTVVNRKVTPTAPVNGQPQTPKNGGYNHHHSRQNGYTSSVGDGGAKSFNGVSSMCNGTTGAAGGGGGVGLMEEGIGRSRNLRPLKTVTYRDLSDDDDRNGTATTRVSRRGRRRKKDEDAAFTYSISPRRAAANGYYEELKAATEEAHWNELHQHKQQNRAAAKAAAAATALPPAEDRIHLIDFGLASKFMDSSGQHRPFCMDQRRAHDGTLEFTSRDAHMGAHVRRSDLECLGYNLVYWSRGFLPWKDEKLLNQPEQVHRMKEYFMADVREMLRLVYGDDCPAYLGEFMAYVGQLTYDARPDYNHCRALFVKELRRLTGGSVVTTPLRLDVDAIERLSEPLTPQDEAEVTNKINHVKSLMKLGGALFPYRESTLHSKATSPKNLRSKRSDAARNSLAIGGTPGSAAPLQPGTPNLVNGVGVSGGAMTPHIPNTGKRDNKKHSCEEIFATDADQIARERVEKEFERAEQIAEEQAVVRYTGKPTYAIQELERKLRNGGHSTGGSGCTGATDYTESEGYIKGYTKPMMDILRKRQSQLFRDLEQERRRSNEKEEEGKQKAKEEEVGAEEDEDEEDGVEDDHEGEDDEEMATSETNVVDDDDDEEQQEEEDEEEASEEGEDGYEQPAVEVGRNNHYTKGGSLSQRGSSKGSKKEDTDSDFINDGGCEEEEEEDEQEEAAQDSENEDEVEEDEEDCGDDDDDGDDQHDSDFNDQESSLESEEEEEEVRISRKGSKKNGARSKGKGSGSVAVSGGRRSRQVSEVRPRKRSKSNASKASKASSSSNFHDNSSRKPRKRTNRRHEVEQYEEQQPARQYGGNPAQHNPHHLNNNSKAYYDGDVDDSSHDTAPPPSSRSYAGSIASDRMSSQYHFVKRRKSGLRERIRPTDRGTDYQDDLARKRKAAMRNKRRRESAAAQLDESSIERRRQRAKKQRKASTRDRVSVGDDESSRSSTHSLATSEASSCSALSTSTGSSSTAASSSTSTSSSSLGSCGSMTRRRRRRRVPTTNESSPREDTRSSRRSSVRRKGPSSTVSSSNGWNRSATNSRSSSVSASNASQHDSRHYYETAVGDLTRETRLATLPEDDDFIEEDDDDTRDVDYSPICTRGKRKTKNAASCGADGPGTIVSRRTNHGSSIAGTGGSVRKRNDSKAGGGGHGRSTTDLLLPTNPVTSSTSSMVVSTLCPATTTNHHVRSATSLHHSYRESSQAIVQPADVLLPHRARRYQHHRQYRQQQQLQHQQQPQHHYFYAGGAHHRPEDEQRPRQSTMVVRTYSRG